One Cuculus canorus isolate bCucCan1 chromosome 2, bCucCan1.pri, whole genome shotgun sequence genomic region harbors:
- the JCAD gene encoding junctional cadherin 5-associated protein translates to MEMKGLAAAPGVPRHPKESQLKVATGAGYVRRSGLQESCKMPSDCKWQSLGMESWNQPKKVGRQMSDGDREKLLQELYSLTLGDNLLSTHNKGKSQSLPRVLSPESMRCVEMPSLINSNNSLNVTKTPCYPPTRLSVEQAKHPETGGSFLPLVKPKYGRPLKPPSYELQRQTRAPAETLGFKDHYQKDESISYLAKVNEPRQDPCIQDSGLEPPVYVPPPSYKSPPHKNVTPHPLSEVPNTNTYASSDQQVVSCKRPAVNTSEGGSDPCKDNHLPHGKPSHARCPADYLRSVQYIPFDDPRIRHIKIAPPEGLQDNTKYTENACSPSSGALWEGDLEVQYNSAFLHASNLSNSAKGERTSDSSTHSNRWLAPSIQDQENCALLDQRDSCSTTNHSPHNEASAEYTKGKLAVRNSHMDSTCETVTKVKKFEPGTGMQSKKSSKKKMNETIFCLVSIPVKSESNLPDTDRNNNITQSPDKNGFDNNGALQEQSLLSMSSTDLELQALTGSMTNKNELQKQEQWRPEEFKQMNDLRFIPPAKHRELKYSGSWPGDQYKDQQTQTSFTEEPKSPQFFHGTEPGQPRSNNLLSPKLIGCTTSTTGSKQTGFPSDERSCRQSAYGMKGQMYLSQSSNSAFSRTATSVHQPPSPKTHQSQPVPAQERENGFLYKGDVVKGEASTPCNSKELFGQFLLKPVSRRPWDAISELESFNKELQGQEESTSSEEDLESASLQAGALTQRRASRNEKSNQEPKHNGKSEVVMPEVPVFKSRRVKSKSESWSSGAEHGGELGCVGSQGSSQPGGSSEGVRPADGSLITEMRMGEAKNRTSKQPVPVDPLKRILSSSPSSSCHSNPFNNPVLQEMSEDQNYLDFVKLSKGATPTNDKVLERGSVVCLSLTKRNQGRSEPDLRSVGLEVTPGPGANNSDHISNTNAVEIPVNESLQARAARILGIDIAVESLLPEDHVGPHSGTSPANGAQVFESPVGNTVSDKEGKKGGSFEGRRKCGWTESALFVGAGGQSLYPDECQTTHQEANAKPQVAEQAPEQPMSPSQGEEQNLVCKSAVYQHSEKRVRSTSKVIETLQGKLTSPPSRTVMDRLVRMKEVDSVSRMRRLSIKSIDSGEEVDEEKLSRVQEERGSKLASSGSVSKRVVSLSENGYLGEMDKKKMDREFSLDMYDPTKVEKV, encoded by the exons ATGGAAATGAAAGGcctggctgcagctccaggggTACCTCGGCACCCCAAGGAGAGTCAGCTGAAGGTGGCGACAGGCGCAGGGTATGTCAGAAGAAGCGGCTTGCAGGAGAGCTGCAAAATGCCCAGTGATTGCAAATGGCAAAGTCTGGGAATGGAAAGCTGGAACCAGCCAAAAAAGGTAGGGAGGCAAATGTCTGACGGTGACAGGGAGAAGCTGCTTCAAGAGCTTTATTCCCTGACCCTGGGAGACAACTTACTGAGCACACACAACAAGGGGAAATCGCAGTCATTGCCAAGGGTCCTTTCACCGGAGAGCATGAGGTGTGTGGAAAtgccctccctgatcaacaGTAACAACTCACTCAATGTAACTAAAACCCCCTGCTACCCTCCAACCCGACTGAGTGTGGAACAAGCCAAGCATCCCGAAACAGGAGGCAGTTTCCTTCCCTTGGTGAAACCTAAGTATGGAAGACCTCTGAAGCCTCCATCCTATGAACTGCAGCGGCAGACGAGAGCACCTGCAGAAACTCTGGGTTTCAAGGACCACTACCAGAAAGATGAATCCATCTCGTACTTAGCCAAAGTTAATGAGCCAAGGCAAGATCCTTGCATTCAAGACTCTGGTTTGGAGCCCCCAGTCTATGTACCTCCTCCTTCTTACAAATCCCCACCTCATAAAAACGTGACCCCACATCCCCTCAGTGAAGTGCCTAACACCAACACATATGCCAGCAGTGATCAGCAGGTTGTCTCGTGCAAACGACCAGCCGTGAATACTTCTGAAGGGGGGAGTGACCCTTGCAAAGACAACCATCTTCCTCATGGGAAACCAAGCCATGCAAGGTGCCCTGCTGACTACCTGCGTTCTGTTCAGTATATTCCCTTTGATGATCCTCGGATACGACATATCAAAATTGCACCACCAGAAGGTCTGCAGGACAACActaaatacactgaaaatgcaTGTAGTCCCAGTTCTGGTGCTTTGTGGGAGGGAGATCTTGAAGTACAGTACAACAGTGCCTTTTTGCATGCATCAAACTTGTCCAATTCTGCAAAGGGAGAAAGAACTTCCGACAGCTCAACCCATAGCAACAGATGGTTGGCACCATCCATCCAAGATCAGGAAAATTGTGCCTTGCTGGACCAAAGAGACAGTTGTAGCACAACTAATCACAGCCCCCATAACGAAGCCAGTGCGGAGTACACAAAAGGCAAACTTGCTGTAAGAAATTCACATATGGACAGCACCTGTGAGACTGTtacaaaagtgaaaaagttTGAACCTGGAACTGGGATGCAGAGCAAAAagagttcaaagaaaaaaatgaatgaaactaTATTTTGTTTGGTCTCTATCCCAGTTAAATCAGAATCCAATCTGCCAGATACAGATAGGAACAACAACATAACCCAGAGCCCTGATAAGAATGGGTTTGATAACAATGGGGCTTTGCAAGAACAAAGTCTCTTAAGTATGTCTTCAACGGACTTGGAGTTACAAGCGCTTACAGGAAGCATGACCAATAAAAATGAGTTACAAAAACAAGAGCAGTGGAGACCAGAAGAGTTCAAACAAATGAATGACCTCAGATTTATTCCGCCTGCAAAACACAGAGAGCTCAAATACTCTGGCTCTTGGCCAGGTGATCAGTACAAAGACCAGCAGACACAGACCAGTTTTACCGAAGAACCTAAAAGCCCACAATTTTTTCATGGTACAGAGCCTGGGCAGCCCAGAAGTAACAACCTACTGTCTCCAAAGCTCATTGGATGTACAACATCCACGACAGGGTCAAAACAGACAGGGTTCCCTTCCGATGAGAGAAGCTGCAGACAAAGTGCTTACGGCATGAAGGGTCAGATGTACCTCAGCCAGTCTAGCAACAGTGCATTTTCCAGGACTGCCACCTCAGTCCATCAGCCCCCGTCCCCAAAAACCCACCAGAGCCAGCCCGTGCCTGcccaggagagagaaaatgggtTTCTTTACAAAGGAGATGTAGTTAAGGGTGAAGCAAGCACTCCGTGCAACAGTAAAGAGCTGTTTGGGCAGTTCCTGTTGAAGCCTGTAAGTCGCCGTCCCTGGGATGCAATAAGTGAGCTAGAAAGTTTTAACAAGGAGTTgcaagggcaggaggagagtACAAGTAGTGAAGAAGATTTGGAAAGTGCTTCTTTGCAGGCAGGTGCCCTTACACAGAGGAGGGCATCCAGAAATGAGAAGTCGAACCAGGAGCCAAAACACAATGGGAAGTCAGAAGTGGTTATGCCAGAGGTGCCTGTATTTAAGTCAAGGAGAGTTAAAAGTAAGTCTGAAAGTTGGAGTTCAGGGGCAGAGCATGGTGGTGAGCTGGGCTGTGTTGGTTCTCAAGGCTCTTCACAGCCAGGAGGGAGCAGTGAAGGAGTCAGGCCAGCAGATGGAAGTCTGATAACAGAAATGAGGATGGGGGAAGCTAAGAACAGAACAAGCAAGCAGCCAGTTCCTGTGGACCCTCTCAAGAGAATTTTGTCCAGTAGCCCAAGCAGTTCATGCCACAGTAATCCTTTTAATAATCCTGTCTTACAGGAGATGAGTGAAGACCAAAATTACCTGGACTTTGTTAAACTGAGCAAAGGTGCAACTCCCACAAATGATAAAGTGTTAGAGAGAGGCTCAGTAGTATGCTTGTCACTAACAAAGAGGAACCAAGGGCGTTCGGAGCCAGATTTGAGGTCAGTGGGGCTGGAGGTAACCCCAGGACCTGGTGCTAACAATTCTGAtcacatttcaaatacaaatgctGTGGAAATCCCTGTGAATGAGTCATTGCAGGCAAGAGCTGCAAGAATTTTAGGTATAGATATAGCAGTAGAGTCTCTCCTTCCAGAAGACCATGTTGGGCCCCACTCAGGCACTAGCCCTGCAAATGGTGCCCAGGTATTTGAGTCACCGGTGGGGAATACAGTAAGTGacaaagaaggtaaaaaaggTGGTTCTTTTGAAGGCAGACGAAAGTGTGGCTGGACAGAGAGTGCTCTCTTTGTTGGAGCAGGAGGACAATCTTTGTACCCTGATGAATGCCAGACCACTCATCAGGAAGCCAACGCTAAACCACAGGTAGCTGAGCAAGCTCCTGAACAACCCATGAGTCCCAGCCAAGGAGAGGAACAAAACTTGGTTTGCAAGTCAGCTGTGTATCAGCATTCGGAAAAGAGAGTGAGAAGCACCTCAAAAGTGATAGAGACACTCCAAGGCAAGCTCACTTCTCCACCAAGCCGGACTGTCATGGATCGCTTAGTGCGAATGAAAGAAGTTGACTCCGTGTCCCGTATGAGACGTCTGAGCATTAAGAGCATAGACTCGGGAGAGGAGGTAGATGAGGAGAAGCTGTCAAGGGTacaagaggagagaggaagcaaACTGGCAAGCTCAGGGTCTGTTTCCAAGCGTGTTGTCTCTCTCAGTGAAAATGGATATTTAGGTGAAATGGACAAGAAAAAGATGGACAGAGAGTTTTCTTTAG atatgtaTGACCCCACCAAAGTTGAAAAAGTGTGA